One genomic region from Pseudomonas hormoni encodes:
- the ihfA gene encoding integration host factor subunit alpha gives MGALTKAEMAERLYEELGLNKREAKELVELFFEEIRHALEDNEQVKLSGFGNFDLRDKRQRPGRNPKTGEEIPITARRVVTFRPGQKLKARVEAYAGTKS, from the coding sequence ATGGGGGCTCTGACGAAAGCTGAAATGGCGGAACGTCTGTATGAAGAGCTGGGCCTGAATAAACGGGAGGCCAAGGAATTGGTCGAACTGTTTTTTGAAGAAATTAGGCACGCTCTTGAAGACAACGAACAAGTCAAATTGTCCGGTTTCGGCAATTTCGACCTTCGGGACAAACGCCAGCGGCCCGGCCGCAATCCGAAAACGGGTGAAGAAATCCCGATCACGGCTCGCCGTGTGGTCACCTTTCGTCCAGGGCAGAAGTTGAAGGCCCGAGTTGAGGCTTATGCTGGAACCAAGTCATAA
- the thrS gene encoding threonine--tRNA ligase produces MPTITLPDGSQRSFDHPVSVAEVAASIGAGLAKATVAGKVDGKLVDASDIISADATLQIITPKDEEGLEIIRHSCAHLVGHAVKQLYPTAKMVIGPVIDEGFYYDIAFERPFTPDDLAAIEQRMQQLIEKDYDVIKKVTPRAEVIEVFKARGEDYKLRLVEDMPNEQAMGLYYHEEYVDMCRGPHVPNTRFLKSFKLTKLSGAYWRGDAKNEQLQRVYGTAWADKKQLAAYIQRIEEAEKRDHRKIGKRLGLFHTQEESPGMVFWHPNGWTLYQVLEQYMRKVQRDNGYLEIKTPQVVDRSLWEKSGHWANYADNMFTTQSENRDYAIKPMNCPCHVQVFNQGLKSYRELPMRLAEFGACHRNEPSGALHGIMRVRAFTQDDAHIFCTEEQMQAESAAFIKLTMDVYADFGFKEVEMKLSTRPEKRVGSDELWDRAEAALAAALDSAGLPYDLQPGEGAFYGPKIEFSLKDCLGRVWQCGTLQLDFNLPVRLGAEYVSEDNSRKHPVMLHRAILGSFERFVGILIEHYEGAFPAWLAPTQAVIMNITDKQADFAAEVEKTLNESGFRAKSDLRNEKIGFKIREHTLLKVPYLLVIGDREVEMQTVAVRTREGADLGSMPVAQFAEFLAQAVSRRGRPDSE; encoded by the coding sequence ATGCCAACTATTACTCTTCCCGACGGCAGTCAACGTTCATTCGATCACCCGGTTTCCGTAGCCGAGGTCGCCGCATCCATTGGTGCAGGTCTGGCCAAGGCCACCGTGGCCGGCAAGGTCGATGGCAAGCTTGTCGACGCCAGCGACATCATCAGCGCCGACGCTACGCTGCAAATCATTACGCCAAAGGATGAAGAGGGGCTGGAGATCATTCGCCACTCTTGTGCCCACCTGGTTGGCCATGCGGTCAAGCAGCTGTACCCGACCGCCAAAATGGTGATCGGGCCGGTCATCGACGAAGGCTTCTATTACGACATCGCCTTCGAACGTCCTTTCACTCCGGACGATCTGGCCGCCATCGAACAGCGCATGCAGCAGCTGATCGAAAAAGATTACGACGTGATCAAGAAAGTCACTCCGCGCGCCGAAGTGATCGAAGTGTTCAAGGCCCGCGGCGAAGACTACAAGCTGCGCCTGGTCGAAGACATGCCGAACGAGCAGGCCATGGGCCTGTACTATCACGAAGAATACGTCGACATGTGCCGTGGTCCGCACGTGCCGAACACGCGTTTCCTGAAATCCTTCAAGCTGACCAAGTTGTCCGGCGCCTACTGGCGTGGCGATGCGAAGAACGAGCAATTGCAGCGCGTTTACGGCACCGCATGGGCTGACAAGAAGCAGTTGGCGGCTTACATCCAGCGCATCGAAGAAGCTGAAAAGCGCGATCACCGCAAGATCGGTAAGCGCCTGGGCCTGTTCCACACCCAGGAAGAGTCACCGGGCATGGTGTTCTGGCACCCGAACGGCTGGACGTTGTACCAGGTGCTCGAGCAGTACATGCGCAAGGTTCAGCGCGACAACGGCTACCTGGAGATCAAGACTCCACAAGTCGTTGACCGCAGCCTGTGGGAGAAATCCGGGCACTGGGCCAACTACGCCGACAACATGTTCACCACTCAGTCGGAAAACCGCGATTACGCCATCAAGCCTATGAACTGCCCTTGCCACGTGCAAGTGTTCAATCAGGGCCTGAAAAGCTACCGCGAGTTGCCAATGCGCCTGGCCGAATTCGGTGCCTGCCACCGTAACGAGCCATCGGGTGCGCTGCACGGCATCATGCGCGTGCGTGCGTTCACTCAGGATGACGCCCACATCTTCTGCACCGAAGAGCAGATGCAGGCCGAATCCGCCGCGTTCATCAAGCTGACCATGGACGTCTATGCCGACTTCGGCTTCAAAGAAGTCGAGATGAAGCTGTCCACTCGTCCGGAAAAACGCGTCGGTTCCGACGAATTGTGGGATCGCGCCGAAGCTGCATTGGCTGCAGCCCTTGACAGCGCTGGCTTGCCGTACGATCTGCAGCCGGGCGAGGGTGCGTTCTACGGTCCGAAGATCGAGTTCTCGCTGAAAGATTGCCTCGGCCGCGTCTGGCAGTGTGGTACCCTGCAGCTCGATTTTAACCTGCCTGTCCGTCTGGGAGCCGAATACGTCTCCGAAGACAACAGTCGCAAGCACCCGGTGATGTTGCACCGGGCGATCCTCGGATCCTTCGAGCGTTTCGTCGGCATCCTGATCGAGCACTACGAGGGTGCATTCCCTGCGTGGCTGGCTCCGACCCAGGCAGTGATCATGAACATCACTGACAAACAGGCCGATTTTGCCGCCGAGGTTGAAAAAACTCTCAACGAAAGCGGATTTCGTGCCAAGTCTGACTTGAGAAATGAAAAGATCGGCTTTAAAATCCGCGAGCATACTTTGCTCAAGGTTCCCTATCTCTTGGTTATCGGAGATCGGGAAGTCGAGATGCAGACTGTCGCTGTGCGTACTCGTGAAGGTGCTGACCTGGGCTCGATGCCCGTCGCCCAGTTCGCTGAGTTTCTCGCGCAAGCGGTTTCCCGGCGTGGTCGCCCAGATTCGGAGTAA
- the rbsD gene encoding D-ribose pyranase, with product MKKTPLLNVALSRLIASLGHGDMVVIGDAGLPVPPGVELIDLALTHGIPDFISTLNVVLSEMQVESHVLAREILDKQPSALVALDELNAKGALGQRELLSHDQFKVLSRQARAIVRTGECQPYCNIVLVAGVTF from the coding sequence ATGAAGAAAACACCACTGCTCAACGTCGCGTTGTCGCGACTGATCGCTTCCCTGGGCCACGGCGACATGGTCGTGATTGGCGATGCGGGCCTACCGGTGCCGCCGGGCGTCGAACTGATCGACCTGGCCCTGACCCACGGCATTCCGGATTTCATCAGCACGTTGAACGTCGTGCTCAGCGAAATGCAGGTCGAAAGCCACGTGTTGGCCCGCGAGATCCTGGACAAGCAACCGTCGGCGCTGGTCGCGCTGGACGAACTAAATGCAAAAGGTGCGCTGGGTCAGCGTGAGCTGCTCAGTCATGACCAATTCAAAGTCTTGAGCCGACAGGCGCGGGCGATTGTTCGTACAGGCGAATGTCAGCCGTACTGCAACATTGTGCTGGTGGCTGGGGTTACGTTCTGA
- a CDS encoding MerR family transcriptional regulator — MLEPSHNDELPVIPGKRYFTIGEVSELCAVKPHVLRYWEQEFPQLNPVKRRGNRRYYQRQDVLMIRQIRALLYDQGFTIGGARLRLSGDEAKDDTTQYKQMIRQMIAELEDVLVVLKK; from the coding sequence ATGCTGGAACCAAGTCATAACGACGAGCTACCCGTCATCCCAGGCAAACGCTACTTCACCATCGGTGAAGTCAGCGAGCTGTGCGCCGTAAAACCGCACGTGCTGCGCTATTGGGAGCAGGAGTTTCCTCAACTCAACCCCGTCAAACGACGCGGAAACCGCCGGTATTATCAGCGACAAGACGTGCTGATGATCCGGCAGATCCGCGCGCTTCTTTACGATCAAGGTTTCACCATCGGCGGCGCGCGCTTGCGTTTGTCCGGCGATGAAGCCAAAGACGACACCACTCAATACAAGCAGATGATTCGGCAGATGATTGCCGAACTGGAAGATGTGTTGGTGGTGCTCAAGAAATAA
- the pheS gene encoding phenylalanine--tRNA ligase subunit alpha — protein MENLDALVSQALEAVQSAEDINALEQIRVHYLGKKGELTQVMKTLGNLPAEERPQVGALINVAKERVTEVLNARKALFEEADLAAKLSAESIDVTLPGRGQTSGGLHPVTRTLERIEQFFTHIGYGIAEGPEVEDDYHNFEALNIPGHHPARSMHDTFYFNANMLLRTHTSPVQVRTMESKQPPIRIVCPGRVYRSDSDITHSPMFHQVEGLLVDRDINFADLKGTIEEFLRVFFEKELAVRFRPSYFPFTEPSAEVDMECVMCSGKGCRVCKQTGWLEVMGCGMVHPNVLRMSGIDPEEFSGFAFGMGVERLAMLRYGVNDLRLFFDNDLRFLAQFR, from the coding sequence ATGGAAAACCTGGATGCGCTCGTCTCTCAAGCACTAGAGGCTGTGCAAAGCGCTGAAGATATCAATGCCCTGGAGCAAATCCGGGTTCACTACCTTGGCAAAAAGGGTGAATTGACTCAGGTGATGAAGACCCTGGGGAATTTGCCGGCAGAAGAGCGTCCGCAAGTCGGCGCCCTGATCAACGTTGCCAAGGAGCGTGTCACAGAGGTTCTCAATGCCCGCAAGGCACTGTTTGAAGAGGCCGACCTGGCCGCCAAACTGTCTGCCGAGTCCATTGACGTGACCCTGCCTGGCCGTGGCCAGACCTCGGGTGGTCTGCATCCGGTTACTCGTACTCTGGAACGTATCGAACAGTTCTTCACCCACATTGGCTACGGCATCGCCGAAGGCCCTGAGGTCGAAGACGATTACCACAACTTTGAAGCGCTCAACATCCCAGGCCATCACCCGGCCCGATCGATGCATGACACCTTCTATTTCAATGCCAACATGTTGCTGCGCACCCATACCTCGCCGGTACAGGTCCGCACCATGGAATCGAAACAACCGCCGATCCGCATCGTCTGCCCAGGCCGTGTGTACCGCAGCGACTCCGATATCACCCACTCGCCGATGTTTCACCAGGTCGAAGGCCTGCTGGTCGACCGCGATATCAACTTCGCCGACCTGAAAGGCACCATCGAAGAGTTCCTGCGCGTGTTCTTCGAAAAAGAACTGGCCGTGCGTTTCCGTCCTTCGTACTTCCCGTTCACCGAGCCATCCGCTGAAGTCGACATGGAATGCGTGATGTGCAGCGGTAAAGGCTGCCGTGTCTGCAAACAGACTGGTTGGCTGGAAGTCATGGGCTGCGGCATGGTTCACCCGAACGTGCTGCGCATGTCCGGGATCGACCCGGAAGAGTTTTCGGGCTTTGCCTTCGGCATGGGCGTTGAGCGTCTGGCCATGCTGCGTTACGGCGTGAACGACTTGCGTCTGTTCTTCGACAACGACTTGCGGTTCCTCGCGCAATTTCGCTAG
- a CDS encoding nucleoside hydrolase, whose amino-acid sequence MHRYAQKLHHLLRSLLLLSLITATSAQAAEKIDLIIDTDPGADDVVALLFALASPEELNIRALTTVAGNVRLDKTSRNARLAREWAGREEVPVYAGAPKPLMRTPIYAENIHGKEGLSGVTVHEPKKGLAKGNAVNYLIDTLKTAKPHSITIAMLGPQTNLALALIQEPEIVQGIKEVVIMGGAHFNGGNITPVAEFNLFADPQAAEVVLKSGVKLTYLPLDVTHKVLTSEARLKQIAALNNNASKLVGDILNEYVKGDMEHYGLPGGPVHDATVIAYLLKPELFTGRSVNVVVDSREGPTFGQTIVDWYDGLKAPKNAFWVESGDAQGFFDLLTQRLARLK is encoded by the coding sequence ATGCACCGCTATGCTCAGAAACTGCACCACCTGCTCCGGAGTCTGCTGCTTTTGTCCCTGATTACCGCAACAAGCGCCCAGGCGGCGGAAAAGATCGACTTGATCATCGACACCGATCCGGGTGCCGACGACGTGGTGGCCTTGCTGTTTGCCTTGGCATCGCCGGAAGAATTGAACATCCGCGCGCTGACCACCGTCGCCGGTAACGTGCGTCTGGACAAGACGTCGCGTAATGCGCGGCTGGCCCGCGAGTGGGCGGGGCGTGAAGAGGTGCCGGTGTATGCCGGTGCGCCGAAGCCGCTGATGCGCACGCCGATCTATGCCGAGAACATTCATGGCAAGGAGGGCCTGTCGGGCGTTACCGTGCATGAACCGAAGAAAGGCCTGGCCAAGGGCAATGCGGTCAATTACCTGATCGATACCTTGAAAACCGCCAAGCCCCACAGCATCACCATCGCCATGCTCGGTCCTCAGACCAACCTGGCCCTGGCACTGATCCAGGAACCTGAAATCGTTCAGGGCATCAAGGAAGTGGTGATCATGGGTGGTGCGCACTTCAATGGCGGCAACATCACTCCGGTGGCGGAATTCAATTTGTTCGCTGACCCGCAAGCGGCGGAAGTGGTGCTGAAAAGTGGCGTCAAACTGACGTATCTGCCGCTGGACGTGACCCACAAGGTCCTCACCAGCGAAGCGCGCCTGAAGCAGATCGCCGCGCTGAACAACAACGCCAGCAAGCTGGTGGGCGATATTCTCAACGAATACGTTAAAGGCGACATGGAGCACTACGGTCTTCCGGGAGGCCCGGTGCATGACGCTACGGTCATTGCCTACCTGCTCAAGCCGGAGCTGTTCACGGGCCGTTCGGTCAATGTGGTAGTTGATAGCCGCGAGGGCCCGACGTTCGGTCAAACCATCGTCGACTGGTATGACGGTCTGAAAGCGCCAAAGAACGCTTTCTGGGTTGAAAGCGGCGACGCTCAGGGTTTCTTCGATCTGTTGACCCAGCGTCTGGCGCGTCTGAAGTAA
- the rpmI gene encoding 50S ribosomal protein L35 gives MPKMKTKSGAAKRFLKTANGIKHKHAFKSHILTKMSTKRKRQLRGSSLLHPSDVAKVERMLRLR, from the coding sequence ATGCCAAAAATGAAAACGAAAAGTGGTGCTGCTAAGCGGTTTCTGAAAACTGCTAACGGTATCAAGCACAAGCACGCTTTCAAGAGCCACATCCTGACTAAAATGTCGACCAAGCGTAAGCGTCAACTGCGCGGTAGCAGCTTGCTGCATCCGTCTGACGTGGCAAAAGTCGAGCGCATGCTGCGCCTTCGTTAA
- a CDS encoding phage integrase Arm DNA-binding domain-containing protein, giving the protein MVPRPRNKANKNLPQNLYFDARRSTYRYRRPTDGKWFQFGTDRIKAIDAAKQLNLEFMRGADLVGAVLSASSESFATFLDTYERDVLPPRELAKGTLGLYAVHFRRFRKQFEGKAVDQITIRMIAKMLDAITPRSANQCRALLIDIFNHAAAKGLCPDNPAASTINRIEKKQRKRHTVEGLKAIREKSPAWLQNAIDLALITAQRRTDILDMRFDGVREGFLYVVQKKTAKASDAAWIRFRVTTELQAVISRCRDDVVSPYLVHRKPDRLKQKQAQTKDHWTKIEERYLTRAFKDAREAAECYKGWKEEEMPGFHEVRALSLHLYKKAGKDGQKIAGHASEGMTKNYQRDHEEIIWSEAIPDLNITEITG; this is encoded by the coding sequence ATGGTCCCTCGGCCGCGGAACAAGGCGAATAAGAACCTCCCGCAGAACCTGTACTTCGATGCGCGGCGCTCGACTTATCGCTACCGCCGGCCTACCGATGGAAAGTGGTTTCAGTTCGGCACCGACCGCATTAAAGCGATCGATGCGGCCAAGCAGCTGAACCTGGAATTCATGCGTGGCGCTGACTTGGTCGGTGCGGTGCTCTCCGCATCGTCAGAGTCGTTCGCCACCTTCCTCGACACCTACGAACGCGACGTCCTGCCGCCACGCGAGTTGGCCAAAGGCACTCTCGGATTGTACGCGGTGCACTTCCGGCGTTTCCGCAAGCAATTCGAGGGCAAGGCCGTCGACCAGATCACGATTCGGATGATCGCCAAGATGTTGGACGCTATCACGCCGCGCTCTGCGAACCAGTGCCGGGCCCTGCTGATCGACATTTTCAACCACGCCGCGGCGAAAGGGCTCTGTCCGGACAACCCGGCGGCCAGCACCATCAACCGCATCGAGAAGAAACAACGCAAGCGCCATACCGTCGAGGGACTGAAAGCTATCCGGGAGAAATCACCGGCCTGGTTGCAGAACGCCATCGACTTGGCCCTGATCACCGCGCAACGCCGAACCGACATCCTTGATATGCGCTTCGATGGGGTGCGGGAGGGATTCCTGTACGTCGTGCAGAAGAAGACGGCCAAGGCCAGTGACGCGGCATGGATTCGCTTCCGCGTTACGACGGAGTTGCAGGCGGTGATCAGCCGGTGCCGCGACGATGTGGTCTCGCCATACCTGGTGCACCGCAAGCCCGATCGCCTGAAACAGAAACAAGCACAAACCAAGGACCACTGGACGAAGATTGAAGAGAGGTATTTGACTCGAGCATTCAAGGACGCCCGGGAGGCGGCGGAATGCTACAAGGGGTGGAAGGAGGAAGAGATGCCGGGCTTCCACGAAGTGCGAGCGCTGTCGCTGCATCTCTACAAGAAAGCCGGTAAGGATGGGCAGAAAATTGCTGGCCATGCGAGCGAGGGCATGACCAAAAACTACCAGCGGGACCACGAGGAAATCATCTGGTCCGAGGCAATTCCGGACCTGAATATCACTGAAATCACCGGGTAG
- a CDS encoding cold-shock protein produces MSNRQTGTVKWFNDEKGFGFITPQGGGDDLFVHFKAIESDGFKSLKEGQTVSFVAEKGQKGMQAAQVRPE; encoded by the coding sequence ATGTCTAATCGCCAAACCGGCACCGTTAAGTGGTTCAACGATGAAAAAGGCTTCGGCTTCATCACTCCTCAAGGTGGCGGTGACGACCTGTTCGTACACTTCAAAGCTATCGAAAGCGACGGTTTCAAAAGCCTGAAAGAAGGCCAGACTGTTTCCTTCGTGGCTGAGAAAGGCCAAAAGGGTATGCAAGCTGCTCAAGTTCGCCCAGAGTAA
- the pheT gene encoding phenylalanine--tRNA ligase subunit beta — protein sequence MKFSEQWLRGWVSPQVSRDELVARLSMAGLEVDSVTLAAGEFTGVVVGEVLSTEQHPDADKLRVCQVSNGSETFQVVCGAPNVRPGLKIPFAMIGAELPGDFKIKKAKLRGVESNGMLCSQAELQIGEGNDGLMELPADAPVGQDIREYLSLDDASIEVDLTPNRGDCLSLAGLAREVGALYDAKVTRPIVPVVPAVHDEVRSIEVLAPTACPRYLGRVIRNVDLSKPTPLWMVERLRRADVRSIDAAVDITNYVMLELGQPLHAFDLAEINGGIRVRMAEEGEKLVLLDGQEVSLRSDTLVIADHTRALAIAGVMGGEHSGVNTATTRDIFLESAFFDQIAVAGKARSYGLHTDASHRYERGVDWQLAREAMERATGLLLEITGGEAGPIIETVSEQHLPSIAPVTLRAQRITQMLGMEMDSAEVERLLSGLGLKISADGAGQWRVEVPSHRFDISLEVDLIEELARLYGYNRLPVRYPQARLAPQAKAEARSDLPELRRLLVARGYQEAITYSFIDPKQFELFNPGVEPLLLANPISNDMAAMRSSLWPGLVKALQHNLNRQQDRVRLFESGLRFVGQLEGLKQEPMLAGVVCGSRLPEGWAQGRDVVDFFDVKADVEAVLGFAGALGSFTFVPGKHPALHPGQTARIEREGRLVGFVGAIHPELSKTLGLDRPVFVFELVLAEVALGKMPKFQELSRFPEVRRDLALIAEKDVAASAVLDVIRENAGEWLTDLRLFDVYQGKGIDPDRKSLAVGLTWQHPSRTLNDDEVNTTTQNILTSLEQRLNATLRK from the coding sequence ATGAAATTCAGTGAACAATGGCTGCGTGGCTGGGTAAGCCCGCAGGTAAGTCGCGACGAGCTGGTTGCTCGTCTGTCGATGGCCGGTCTTGAGGTCGATAGCGTTACGCTGGCCGCCGGCGAATTCACCGGTGTGGTGGTGGGCGAGGTGCTGAGCACCGAGCAGCACCCGGACGCCGACAAGTTGCGTGTTTGCCAGGTCAGCAATGGCTCGGAGACCTTTCAGGTAGTCTGCGGCGCGCCAAACGTGCGCCCGGGCCTGAAGATCCCGTTCGCCATGATCGGTGCTGAACTGCCGGGCGACTTCAAGATCAAGAAAGCCAAGCTGCGGGGCGTTGAGTCCAACGGCATGCTCTGCTCGCAAGCCGAGCTGCAAATCGGCGAAGGCAATGATGGCCTGATGGAGCTGCCGGCCGATGCGCCGGTTGGCCAGGACATTCGTGAATACCTGAGCCTGGATGACGCCAGCATCGAGGTCGACCTGACCCCGAACCGCGGTGACTGCCTGTCCCTGGCCGGTCTGGCCCGTGAAGTCGGCGCGCTGTATGACGCTAAAGTCACTCGTCCGATCGTTCCAGTCGTGCCAGCCGTGCATGACGAAGTGCGTTCGATTGAAGTCCTGGCACCGACTGCTTGCCCGCGTTACCTGGGCCGTGTGATCCGTAACGTCGACCTGTCCAAGCCTACGCCGCTGTGGATGGTCGAGCGTCTGCGTCGTGCCGACGTGCGCAGCATTGATGCTGCCGTCGACATCACCAACTACGTGATGCTGGAGCTGGGTCAACCGCTGCACGCGTTCGATCTCGCCGAAATCAATGGCGGCATCCGTGTGCGCATGGCTGAAGAAGGCGAGAAGCTAGTATTGCTCGATGGTCAGGAAGTCAGCCTGCGTAGCGATACGCTGGTGATCGCCGACCATACCCGCGCTCTGGCTATCGCCGGCGTCATGGGGGGCGAGCACAGCGGCGTCAACACCGCGACCACTCGCGACATTTTCCTGGAAAGTGCGTTCTTCGATCAGATTGCCGTCGCTGGCAAGGCCCGTTCCTACGGCCTGCACACCGACGCCTCGCACCGCTACGAGCGTGGCGTGGACTGGCAACTGGCCCGTGAAGCCATGGAGCGCGCCACTGGCCTGCTGCTGGAAATCACTGGCGGCGAAGCGGGGCCGATCATCGAAACCGTCAGCGAACAGCACCTGCCTTCGATTGCACCGGTTACTCTGCGCGCGCAACGCATCACTCAGATGCTGGGCATGGAAATGGATTCGGCCGAAGTCGAGCGATTGCTCAGTGGCTTGGGTCTGAAGATTTCTGCCGATGGGGCAGGGCAATGGCGCGTTGAAGTGCCAAGCCATCGCTTCGACATCAGCCTCGAAGTTGACCTGATCGAAGAGCTTGCCCGTCTGTACGGCTACAACCGTCTGCCGGTTCGTTACCCGCAAGCTCGTCTGGCGCCGCAGGCCAAGGCTGAAGCGCGTAGCGACCTGCCTGAATTGCGTCGCCTGCTGGTGGCCCGTGGTTATCAGGAAGCGATCACCTACAGCTTCATCGATCCGAAACAATTCGAGTTGTTTAATCCGGGTGTCGAGCCGCTGCTGCTGGCCAACCCGATTTCCAACGACATGGCGGCCATGCGCTCGTCCCTGTGGCCTGGTCTGGTCAAGGCGCTTCAGCACAACCTGAATCGTCAACAGGATCGCGTCCGTCTGTTCGAAAGCGGCCTGCGTTTCGTCGGTCAGCTGGAAGGCTTGAAGCAAGAGCCGATGTTGGCCGGTGTTGTTTGCGGTAGCCGTCTGCCGGAAGGCTGGGCGCAAGGTCGCGATGTCGTGGATTTCTTCGACGTCAAAGCGGATGTGGAAGCGGTACTGGGCTTCGCTGGTGCGCTGGGTTCGTTCACGTTCGTGCCGGGTAAACACCCTGCGTTGCACCCGGGTCAAACCGCGCGCATCGAACGTGAAGGTCGTTTGGTAGGGTTCGTTGGCGCAATCCACCCTGAATTGTCGAAAACCCTCGGCCTCGATCGTCCGGTCTTCGTTTTCGAGCTGGTTCTGGCTGAAGTGGCGTTGGGCAAAATGCCTAAATTCCAGGAGTTATCGCGCTTTCCTGAAGTGCGTCGTGACCTTGCGCTGATTGCCGAAAAAGACGTCGCGGCTAGCGCTGTACTGGACGTAATCCGTGAAAATGCAGGGGAATGGCTGACGGACCTCAGGCTATTTGACGTATATCAGGGTAAAGGCATTGATCCTGATAGAAAAAGCCTTGCAGTCGGCTTGACCTGGCAGCATCCATCGCGCACTCTTAATGACGATGAGGTGAATACTACGACGCAAAACATCCTCACCTCGCTCGAACAAAGGTTGAACGCCACGTTAAGGAAGTGA
- the rplT gene encoding 50S ribosomal protein L20 — MARVKRGVIARKRHKKILKLAKGYYGARSRVFRVAKQAVIKAGQYAYRDRRQKKRQFRALWIARINAGARINGLSYSRFIAGLKKASIEIDRKVLADLAVNEKAAFAAIVEKAKATLA, encoded by the coding sequence ATGGCTCGTGTAAAGCGTGGCGTCATTGCCCGTAAACGTCACAAAAAAATTCTGAAACTTGCTAAAGGCTACTACGGCGCTCGCTCGCGCGTATTCCGTGTTGCCAAGCAAGCGGTAATCAAGGCAGGCCAATACGCCTACCGTGACCGTCGTCAGAAAAAACGTCAGTTCCGCGCTCTGTGGATCGCTCGTATCAACGCTGGTGCACGTATCAACGGTCTGTCCTACAGCCGTTTCATCGCCGGCCTGAAAAAAGCGTCCATCGAGATCGACCGTAAGGTTCTGGCTGATCTGGCAGTGAACGAAAAAGCGGCGTTTGCTGCGATTGTCGAGAAAGCTAAAGCCACCTTGGCTTAA
- the infC gene encoding translation initiation factor IF-3 codes for MIIKREMRQDKRAAPKAPINENISAREVRLIGAEGEQLGIVSIEDALLKAEEAKLDLVEISADAVPPVCKLMDYGKSIFEKKKQVAAAKKNQKQIQVKEIKFRPGTEEGDYQVKLRNLVRFLSDGDRAKVSLRFRGREMAHQELGMELLKRVEGDLLEYGSVEQHPKMEGRQLIMVIAPKKKK; via the coding sequence ATTATTATTAAGCGTGAAATGAGACAAGATAAACGAGCTGCACCGAAAGCCCCGATCAACGAGAATATCTCGGCACGCGAGGTTCGGTTAATTGGGGCTGAAGGTGAACAGCTTGGGATTGTGTCAATTGAAGACGCGCTTCTTAAGGCTGAAGAGGCCAAGCTGGATTTGGTGGAGATTTCCGCCGATGCAGTACCCCCTGTTTGCAAACTGATGGACTACGGCAAATCGATCTTCGAGAAGAAGAAGCAGGTTGCCGCGGCCAAGAAAAACCAGAAGCAGATTCAGGTTAAAGAAATCAAGTTTCGTCCAGGGACGGAGGAAGGGGATTACCAGGTAAAACTGCGCAACCTGGTACGTTTCCTGAGTGATGGGGACAGGGCCAAGGTATCCTTGCGATTCCGCGGCCGTGAGATGGCCCACCAGGAGCTGGGGATGGAACTCCTCAAGCGAGTTGAAGGTGACTTGCTCGAGTACGGTTCGGTCGAACAGCATCCTAAGATGGAAGGACGCCAGCTGATCATGGTCATCGCCCCGAAAAAGAAGAAGTAA
- a CDS encoding I78 family peptidase inhibitor, which translates to MPWKLASLGTLLAASLLAGCSSTSTESATDPVTTTDTGHSRCEAKAAEFTIGKKASPELLEQARLRAGAQNARILKPNDMVTLEYRSDRLNLNTDTNLVITRINCG; encoded by the coding sequence ATGCCTTGGAAGCTCGCGTCATTGGGTACTTTGTTGGCCGCTAGTCTGCTGGCGGGTTGCAGCAGTACGTCTACCGAGTCGGCAACAGACCCTGTCACGACGACGGATACCGGTCACAGCCGTTGCGAAGCAAAGGCTGCCGAATTCACCATTGGCAAAAAGGCTTCGCCTGAACTGCTGGAACAGGCGCGCCTTCGCGCCGGCGCGCAAAATGCCCGTATCCTCAAGCCCAACGATATGGTGACCCTGGAGTACCGCTCCGATCGCCTGAACCTGAACACCGATACCAACCTGGTGATCACGCGCATCAACTGCGGCTGA